One window of the Peptacetobacter hiranonis genome contains the following:
- a CDS encoding PTS galactitol transporter subunit IIC, protein MGFLGDIINYIIGLGASVMLPLVIAILSICLGVKVGKAVRSGLMIGVGFVGLGLIVDMMNAQLGPAARAMYKNFGLSMSVVDIGWPGASPMTWASSIATVAIPIAVAVNIIMLALKWTKTVNIDIWNIWHMTFTGAIAYVATGNFWIGILGVIVHAAIAYKLGDIWAPLMTDYFELDGLTVPHGTSAYLAPVACVIDAIIEKIPGLNKIDITADSLQEKVGVLGEPIVIGGILGAVVGFLAGYDFSTSLQLGVKMSAVMVLMPKVVKCIMEGLMPISERAKEILSKKYDNSEFYIGLDPAILLGDSQVVTAGLIFIPLTILIAVIVPGNVILPFGDLATIGFFIAIAVAVHKGNLFRTVISGSFIMYFTIWIANQTIPWVTKLAQVTNSTNGAAQLAALDQGGAPITYVFTEIFTRDNIPGMLIVGIIYAICLVFAVKTSKQRAKELNEMN, encoded by the coding sequence ATGGGATTTTTAGGTGATATAATAAATTATATCATAGGACTTGGAGCATCAGTAATGCTTCCATTAGTTATAGCGATATTAAGTATTTGTTTAGGTGTAAAAGTAGGAAAAGCAGTAAGATCTGGTTTAATGATAGGTGTTGGATTTGTTGGTTTAGGTCTTATAGTTGATATGATGAATGCTCAGCTTGGACCAGCAGCACGGGCAATGTATAAAAACTTTGGTCTTTCAATGAGCGTTGTAGATATAGGATGGCCAGGAGCTTCTCCTATGACTTGGGCATCAAGTATAGCAACAGTAGCAATACCAATAGCAGTAGCAGTAAATATAATAATGCTAGCTTTAAAATGGACAAAAACAGTAAATATAGATATATGGAATATATGGCATATGACTTTCACAGGAGCAATAGCTTACGTAGCAACAGGTAACTTCTGGATAGGAATATTAGGGGTAATAGTTCATGCAGCAATAGCATACAAATTAGGTGATATATGGGCACCTTTAATGACAGATTATTTTGAATTAGATGGCTTAACAGTACCACATGGTACATCAGCTTACCTAGCTCCAGTAGCTTGTGTAATAGATGCAATAATAGAAAAAATACCAGGATTAAACAAAATAGATATTACAGCAGATTCACTACAGGAAAAAGTTGGAGTATTAGGAGAACCTATAGTTATAGGTGGAATACTAGGAGCAGTAGTTGGGTTCTTAGCAGGATATGATTTTTCAACATCTTTACAGTTAGGAGTAAAAATGTCTGCGGTTATGGTTTTAATGCCTAAAGTTGTTAAATGTATAATGGAAGGTTTAATGCCAATATCTGAAAGAGCAAAAGAAATATTATCTAAAAAATATGATAACTCAGAATTCTATATAGGACTAGACCCAGCTATATTACTTGGAGATTCTCAGGTTGTTACAGCAGGATTAATATTCATACCACTTACAATATTAATAGCAGTTATAGTTCCAGGAAATGTTATATTACCATTTGGTGACTTAGCTACAATAGGATTCTTTATAGCAATAGCTGTTGCTGTACACAAAGGAAACTTATTTAGAACTGTAATATCTGGTTCATTTATAATGTACTTCACTATATGGATAGCTAATCAGACTATACCTTGGGTAACTAAGCTTGCTCAGGTAACAAATTCTACAAATGGTGCAGCTCAATTAGCAGCTCTTGATCAAGGTGGAGCACCAATAACTTATGTTTTCACAGAAATATTTACAAGAGATAATATACCAGGAATGTTAATAGTTGGAATAATATATGCAATATGTTTAGTATTTGCAGTAAAAACATCAAAACAGCGTGCAAAAGAACTTAATGAAATGAATTAA
- the cobD gene encoding threonine-phosphate decarboxylase CobD, translating into MENNLNKKNKSTKEKEFNKEKVNINSVHGADINSAAELYGLEADKIIDFSSNINPFIVDSMDKIVAAGVGSLQKYPDIKYRRLRKNIADYLGVDDSQVIPGNGATEIIYLLMRSLSGRLAIINPTFSEYRKGAEIAGLSVVDFVMDWKKDFKLDLDEIYRRKDEFDSIFICNPNNPDGSVREIKKLLEFAEKEGKLLIVDETFIEFADSEKEISLVNMVEKSKNLFIIRAVTKFFGIPGIRLGYGISSNRELLQKMYDEKEPWTINSFADSASDFIFKEEEYIRKSKEYFSKERVCMINEINKIDGIKAFNSDANFILVRFENRNVLDVKENLLKRAGLLIRDASNFIGLDSSFARVAIKNHEQNTVLVDALRSVLGE; encoded by the coding sequence ATGGAAAATAATTTGAATAAAAAAAATAAATCTACCAAAGAAAAAGAGTTCAATAAAGAAAAAGTTAATATAAACTCAGTTCATGGGGCAGATATCAATTCAGCAGCCGAACTCTATGGACTTGAAGCAGATAAAATTATCGACTTTAGCTCAAATATTAATCCATTTATTGTAGATAGTATGGATAAGATTGTCGCAGCTGGAGTAGGTAGTTTACAAAAATATCCAGATATAAAATACAGACGACTTAGAAAAAATATAGCAGACTACCTTGGAGTAGATGATAGTCAAGTTATTCCTGGAAATGGAGCAACGGAGATAATCTACCTCCTTATGAGAAGTCTAAGTGGAAGACTTGCTATAATCAATCCAACTTTTTCTGAGTATAGAAAAGGTGCAGAGATTGCAGGTCTAAGTGTAGTAGATTTTGTGATGGATTGGAAGAAAGATTTTAAACTTGATTTAGACGAAATTTACAGAAGAAAAGACGAATTTGATAGTATATTTATTTGCAATCCAAACAATCCAGATGGATCTGTTAGAGAAATAAAAAAACTATTGGAATTTGCAGAAAAAGAAGGAAAGTTGCTTATAGTGGACGAAACCTTTATCGAATTTGCTGACTCTGAAAAAGAGATAAGTCTTGTAAATATGGTCGAAAAATCAAAGAACTTATTCATAATTAGAGCAGTCACAAAATTCTTTGGAATACCAGGAATTAGGCTAGGTTATGGAATAAGCTCAAATAGGGAATTACTTCAAAAAATGTACGATGAGAAAGAGCCTTGGACGATAAACTCATTTGCAGATTCTGCATCTGATTTTATATTTAAAGAGGAGGAGTACATAAGAAAAAGCAAGGAGTATTTTTCTAAAGAAAGAGTATGTATGATAAATGAAATAAATAAAATAGATGGAATAAAGGCATTTAATTCAGATGCGAATTTTATTCTAGTTAGATTTGAAAATAGAAATGTATTGGATGTGAAAGAAAATTTATTAAAAAGGGCAGGTCTTCTCATTAGAGATGCGTCTAATTTTATTGGTTTAGATTCTAGTTTTGCTAGAGTAGCTATTAAAAATCATGAACAAAATACTGTACTTGTAGATGCACTTAGATCTGTATTGGGTGAATAG
- a CDS encoding cobalt-precorrin-8 methylmutase — protein sequence MDYIKNPMKIEERSFEIIQGIIDDIRPGYEYKSEIEEKIIKRAIHTTADFEYLDILKISDNAAEIIKDALENKASIYTDTTMALSGINKRKLDKLGCNYACLVADERTVARAKEKEITRSMAAVEIAAEDKGRKIFVLGNAPTALFKVIEMVEAGEMEVDAVIGVPVGFVGAAESKERLAETDIPYILSEGRKGGSNLAAAIINAILYSIER from the coding sequence TTGGATTATATTAAAAACCCTATGAAGATTGAAGAGAGAAGTTTTGAGATTATACAGGGAATAATAGACGATATAAGACCTGGATATGAGTACAAAAGTGAAATAGAAGAAAAAATAATAAAAAGAGCGATACACACAACTGCCGATTTTGAGTATTTAGATATTCTAAAAATATCTGATAATGCGGCTGAGATAATAAAGGATGCTCTTGAAAATAAGGCTAGTATTTACACAGATACTACTATGGCTTTAAGTGGGATAAACAAGAGAAAGCTAGATAAATTAGGTTGTAATTATGCTTGTTTAGTTGCAGATGAGAGAACTGTTGCAAGAGCTAAGGAAAAAGAGATTACAAGATCTATGGCTGCGGTTGAGATAGCAGCTGAGGACAAAGGAAGAAAGATTTTTGTTCTTGGAAATGCGCCAACAGCATTGTTTAAGGTTATAGAAATGGTAGAAGCAGGAGAGATGGAAGTGGATGCTGTTATAGGTGTTCCAGTTGGATTTGTTGGAGCAGCTGAGTCAAAAGAAAGACTTGCAGAAACAGATATACCATACATACTTTCTGAAGGAAGAAAAGGTGGAAGTAATCTAGCTGCTGCAATAATCAATGCTATACTTTACAGCATAGAGAGATAG
- a CDS encoding GHMP family kinase ATP-binding protein — translation MKGYAKCPASCGEFVQGMIGNEEYLCSYAVNLFSEVYLEERKDGEEEDLTERVKGTEKKIYIRNVKKSRLAIRKVFEKYDIPVETLNNLSVKIISEVPVSKGMGSSTADIGAAIGAALNLIGEKMTPEEIAEIASSIEPTDSVFMEDNVIFNPVKGKVKEKLGYIDDMKVLLLEPNKYLNTVDLRKNRMYKEAKMRNREIIENAFKMLKKGFTEKDREMIGRACTASSLANENICKKEYLHEIIEVSDKFGGFGVNVAHSGTIVGILVDKDFDCTEMIAELKRREIDKVYSDMYTLDIIKGGIRYE, via the coding sequence GTGAAAGGTTATGCAAAATGCCCTGCTTCTTGTGGAGAGTTTGTTCAGGGAATGATAGGAAATGAAGAGTACCTCTGCTCCTATGCTGTAAATCTTTTTTCGGAAGTTTACCTTGAAGAGAGAAAAGATGGTGAGGAAGAGGATTTAACTGAAAGAGTTAAAGGAACAGAAAAGAAAATATACATAAGAAATGTAAAAAAATCAAGATTGGCTATCAGAAAAGTATTTGAAAAATACGATATACCAGTTGAAACGCTAAACAATTTATCTGTAAAAATAATAAGTGAGGTTCCTGTAAGCAAGGGAATGGGTAGCTCAACTGCAGATATAGGAGCTGCTATAGGAGCTGCATTAAATCTTATAGGAGAAAAGATGACTCCAGAAGAAATTGCAGAAATAGCATCATCAATAGAGCCTACAGATTCTGTATTTATGGAGGATAATGTAATATTTAATCCAGTTAAGGGTAAAGTGAAGGAAAAACTTGGGTATATAGATGATATGAAAGTTTTACTTCTTGAGCCAAATAAATATCTAAATACTGTGGATCTTAGAAAAAATAGAATGTATAAAGAGGCAAAGATGAGAAATAGAGAAATCATCGAAAATGCCTTCAAGATGCTAAAAAAAGGATTCACTGAAAAAGATAGAGAGATGATTGGTAGAGCTTGTACTGCTAGTAGTTTAGCCAATGAAAATATCTGTAAAAAAGAGTATCTACATGAGATTATCGAGGTATCTGATAAATTTGGTGGATTTGGAGTAAATGTTGCACATAGTGGTACAATAGTCGGAATTTTAGTGGATAAAGACTTTGATTGTACTGAGATGATAGCTGAATTAAAAAGAAGAGAAATAGACAAAGTTTATTCAGATATGTACACATTAGATATCATCAAAGGTGGAATAAGATACGAATAA
- a CDS encoding cobyric acid synthase, which yields MKGKIMFQGTASNVGKSIIAAGMCRIFAQDGYKVAPFKPQNMALNSFITDEGLEMGRAQVFQAEAAGIKPKADMNPILLKPCGNHRSQVIVRGKVVGEMHSSEYHEYKLELVDILKDTFSDLENEYDVIVMEGAGSCAEINLKERDISNMGMAQIADAPVVLVSDIDRGGVFASIVGTLALLTEDERKRVKGVIINKFRGKKEYFAEGVKMLEDIIHIPVLGVVPYSDIKIEDEDSVTTRFKRATKKNDINIEIVRTPHMSNFTDFNIFETQSDVSLRYVDFGESIGNPDMLIIPGTKSTVDDLKYLRETGLEEQIKECARRGKLVFGICGGYQMLGKKIVDRYGVESDNLEVEGIGLLNTVTEFEKEKTTVQTERVISDNVQGYLNDVSGKKVKGYEIHMGTTTKLDECVYEIFASEPTGLIDKNIENCLIGCSNSEGNVVGTYIHGIFDEIDFTRTLLNTIRAEKGLEAITSEVKSFKEFKNREYDRLADMLRENLDMEKIYEIVKNSSK from the coding sequence TTGAAAGGAAAAATAATGTTTCAAGGAACTGCATCCAATGTAGGAAAGAGTATAATCGCTGCAGGTATGTGCAGAATTTTTGCTCAGGACGGATACAAAGTAGCTCCTTTTAAACCACAGAACATGGCATTAAACTCTTTCATCACAGATGAAGGACTAGAGATGGGAAGAGCTCAGGTATTTCAGGCAGAAGCAGCAGGGATAAAACCAAAAGCAGACATGAACCCAATCCTATTAAAGCCATGCGGAAATCATAGAAGTCAGGTGATTGTTAGAGGGAAAGTTGTTGGAGAGATGCACTCCTCTGAATATCATGAATATAAATTAGAGTTAGTAGATATTTTAAAGGACACATTTTCTGATTTAGAAAATGAGTATGACGTAATTGTTATGGAAGGGGCAGGAAGTTGTGCCGAGATAAATTTAAAAGAAAGAGATATCTCAAATATGGGTATGGCACAAATCGCTGATGCTCCAGTTGTTTTGGTATCTGATATAGATCGAGGTGGAGTATTTGCCTCTATTGTAGGTACACTTGCACTTTTAACTGAGGACGAGAGAAAAAGAGTGAAAGGTGTAATTATCAATAAATTTAGAGGAAAAAAAGAGTACTTTGCTGAAGGTGTGAAGATGCTTGAGGATATTATACATATACCTGTTTTGGGAGTTGTTCCATATTCTGATATTAAGATTGAGGACGAAGACAGTGTAACTACTAGATTCAAAAGGGCAACAAAGAAAAATGATATAAATATCGAAATAGTTAGGACTCCACATATGTCAAACTTTACAGATTTCAATATCTTTGAAACACAGAGCGATGTAAGTCTTAGATATGTTGATTTTGGTGAGTCTATTGGAAATCCTGATATGCTAATCATTCCAGGAACTAAGAGTACAGTAGATGATTTAAAATATTTAAGAGAAACTGGACTTGAAGAACAGATAAAGGAATGTGCTAGAAGAGGAAAGCTAGTATTTGGAATTTGTGGAGGATACCAGATGCTTGGCAAAAAAATTGTAGATAGATATGGTGTTGAAAGTGACAATTTAGAGGTAGAAGGAATAGGACTTTTAAATACTGTTACAGAATTTGAAAAAGAGAAAACTACTGTGCAGACAGAGAGAGTTATTTCTGATAATGTGCAAGGCTATTTAAATGATGTATCAGGAAAAAAAGTTAAAGGTTATGAGATACACATGGGAACTACAACAAAACTAGATGAATGTGTATATGAAATATTTGCGAGTGAGCCTACAGGTTTAATAGATAAAAATATTGAGAACTGTTTAATAGGATGTTCAAATTCAGAAGGAAATGTTGTAGGTACTTACATACATGGAATTTTTGATGAGATAGATTTTACTAGAACTCTTCTAAACACAATAAGAGCTGAGAAGGGATTAGAAGCTATAACTAGTGAGGTAAAATCATTTAAAGAGTTTAAAAATAGAGAATATGACAGACTTGCGGATATGCTAAGAGAAAACTTAGACATGGAAAAAATATACGAAATAGTTAAAAATTCAAGCAAGTAA
- the pfkB gene encoding 1-phosphofructokinase: protein MITTVTLNVSLDKAYRINTVVESGKVIRVSSCNNTAGGKGLNVSRVVDICGEKVLATGFVGGNIGNLVEELLEKDNIDNKFVHVKSETRNCINILDENNISTEFLESGEMIYDNEVEKFISEFDKIIDLSDVITISGSIPKGVPIDIYSTLIKMIKEKGKKVILDTSNQPLKEGIKALPTMIKPNSEEIEMLLGLSISNKTELLESAVNLHKKGIELVVVSLGKDGALLVCDEGIYHGKPPKLEVVNTVGCGDSMVAAFAVGLSRGYSYKECLKYAVSISAANAMSLSTGSFEKETAEEIYNNVEIKDIDFNIE from the coding sequence ATGATTACAACTGTAACATTAAATGTTTCGTTAGATAAAGCCTATAGAATAAACACTGTTGTTGAAAGTGGAAAAGTTATAAGAGTATCTAGTTGTAATAATACTGCTGGAGGCAAAGGATTAAATGTATCTAGGGTTGTAGATATATGTGGTGAAAAAGTTCTAGCAACAGGGTTTGTAGGTGGAAATATAGGAAATCTAGTAGAAGAATTATTAGAAAAAGATAATATAGATAATAAATTTGTACATGTAAAAAGTGAAACAAGAAATTGTATAAATATTTTAGATGAGAATAATATTTCAACTGAATTTTTAGAATCTGGAGAGATGATTTATGATAATGAAGTTGAAAAATTTATATCTGAATTTGATAAAATCATAGATTTAAGTGATGTAATTACAATATCTGGAAGTATACCTAAGGGTGTTCCTATAGATATATATTCAACACTTATAAAGATGATTAAGGAAAAAGGTAAGAAAGTTATATTAGATACATCAAATCAACCTCTTAAGGAAGGAATAAAAGCTCTTCCAACTATGATTAAACCTAACAGCGAGGAAATAGAAATGTTGTTAGGTTTAAGCATAAGTAACAAAACTGAGTTATTAGAGAGTGCTGTAAATCTTCATAAAAAAGGAATAGAACTTGTAGTTGTATCTCTTGGAAAAGATGGAGCATTGTTAGTTTGTGATGAGGGAATATATCATGGAAAACCACCAAAGCTAGAAGTTGTAAATACTGTAGGATGTGGAGATTCTATGGTGGCAGCATTTGCTGTTGGTCTTAGTAGAGGGTACTCTTATAAAGAGTGCTTAAAATATGCGGTATCTATATCTGCTGCAAATGCAATGTCTTTATCGACAGGAAGTTTTGAAAAAGAAACAGCAGAAGAAATTTACAATAATGTCGAAATTAAAGATATAGATTTCAATATAGAATAA
- the fba gene encoding class II fructose-1,6-bisphosphate aldolase → MALVTTKEMLLKAQEGKYAVGAFNVENMEMVMAVIEAAQELNSPVIMQTTPSTVKYAGLDYYLANVSAAAKEASVPVAIHLDHGSSFDLAMQALRKGYTSIMIDGSHSVFEENIDITKRVVDACKASLIPVEAELGKVGGKEDDLDGGCGGYTDPEEAKIFVEKTNVDSLAVAIGTAHGVYCGVPKLDLDRLSEIRKVVDIPLVLHGASGLSEEAIKESIKRGISKVNFATELRIAYTEGVKNYLKENPDAIDPKKYGSVAMEKVKEIVKSRMEMCGSINKA, encoded by the coding sequence ATGGCATTAGTAACTACAAAAGAGATGTTATTAAAGGCTCAAGAAGGAAAATATGCAGTTGGAGCTTTTAATGTTGAAAATATGGAAATGGTTATGGCAGTTATAGAAGCAGCTCAAGAATTAAATTCACCTGTAATAATGCAGACAACTCCATCAACAGTAAAATATGCAGGACTAGATTATTATCTAGCAAATGTAAGTGCAGCAGCTAAAGAAGCTAGTGTACCAGTTGCAATACATTTAGACCATGGTAGCAGTTTTGATTTAGCTATGCAGGCATTAAGAAAAGGATATACATCAATAATGATAGATGGTTCTCATAGTGTTTTTGAGGAAAATATAGATATAACAAAAAGAGTAGTTGATGCTTGTAAAGCATCTCTTATACCTGTTGAAGCGGAACTTGGCAAGGTTGGTGGAAAAGAAGATGATTTAGATGGAGGATGTGGAGGATACACAGATCCAGAAGAAGCTAAGATATTTGTTGAAAAAACAAATGTTGATTCATTAGCAGTTGCAATAGGAACAGCACATGGAGTATACTGTGGAGTTCCAAAATTAGATTTAGATAGATTAAGTGAAATAAGAAAAGTTGTAGATATACCTCTAGTTTTACATGGTGCTTCAGGTCTTAGTGAAGAAGCTATAAAAGAAAGTATAAAAAGAGGAATATCAAAAGTTAACTTTGCAACAGAGCTTAGAATAGCTTACACAGAAGGGGTTAAAAATTATCTAAAAGAAAATCCAGATGCAATAGATCCTAAAAAATATGGCTCAGTAGCTATGGAAAAAGTTAAAGAGATAGTAAAAAGCCGTATGGAAATGTGTGGAAGTATAAACAAAGCTTAA
- a CDS encoding cobyrinate a,c-diamide synthase, with translation MKKIMIAGTSSGVGKTTISLGIMRALTKRNLKVQPYKVGPDYIDPSFHTFITGRDSRNLDSYMLDDEKIKYIVNTASKDADISVIEGVMGLYDGFGTDIDNCSSSYTSKITKTPVILVINGKAMAASAAATVLGYLNLDKNVNIIGVIANNVKTESHFNIIKESVKKYCGLEVFGYFPPNDKFALESRHLGLVPMDEVEKLSEKFSSLADEIEKYIDVDRIIELSESEEVVSKFDLAEEMEKKNLFELAEGKTVAIAHDKAFNFYYRENIEIFEKLGIEIKYFSPLEDVEVPTCDFVYIGGGFPEIFAEELEKNESIRKSIFDLYENNTPIYAECGGLMYLGKSIIDKSGVERSMVGIFEGVSEMTPRLRRFGYCEGKAIEKTVISKEGDCIRGHEFHHSIFKSDEKCAYKMRKIRDGKVVDEWEGGYSKKNTLATYLHTHFYNNLDCIENILKNCER, from the coding sequence ATGAAAAAAATTATGATTGCAGGGACTTCAAGTGGAGTTGGAAAGACTACAATTTCACTTGGGATTATGCGGGCACTTACAAAGAGAAATCTAAAGGTGCAGCCATACAAGGTTGGGCCTGATTATATAGATCCGTCTTTTCATACATTTATAACTGGCAGAGATTCTAGAAACCTAGATTCTTATATGTTAGACGATGAAAAGATTAAATACATAGTAAATACTGCATCAAAGGATGCCGATATTTCTGTGATTGAGGGGGTTATGGGGCTTTATGATGGATTTGGAACTGATATAGATAACTGTAGCAGTTCTTATACGTCAAAGATTACCAAAACTCCAGTAATACTAGTGATAAATGGAAAGGCAATGGCTGCATCTGCTGCAGCGACAGTACTTGGTTATTTAAACTTAGATAAAAATGTAAATATCATAGGTGTTATTGCAAATAACGTAAAAACTGAAAGCCACTTTAATATAATAAAAGAGTCTGTAAAAAAATACTGTGGGCTAGAAGTTTTTGGATACTTCCCACCAAATGATAAATTTGCACTTGAATCAAGACATCTAGGTCTTGTTCCAATGGATGAGGTTGAAAAATTATCTGAGAAATTCTCATCTCTTGCGGATGAAATTGAAAAGTATATAGATGTAGATAGAATTATAGAATTATCAGAGAGCGAAGAGGTTGTCAGCAAATTTGACTTAGCTGAGGAAATGGAAAAGAAGAATTTATTTGAATTAGCTGAGGGAAAAACTGTTGCGATTGCACATGATAAGGCATTTAACTTCTACTATAGAGAAAATATAGAGATATTTGAAAAACTTGGAATAGAAATAAAATACTTTAGTCCTCTTGAGGATGTAGAGGTTCCGACGTGTGACTTTGTCTACATTGGTGGCGGATTTCCAGAGATTTTTGCTGAGGAATTAGAGAAAAATGAGTCTATAAGAAAATCAATATTTGACTTGTACGAAAACAATACTCCAATATATGCAGAATGTGGAGGACTTATGTATTTAGGAAAATCTATTATAGATAAGTCTGGAGTTGAAAGAAGTATGGTTGGGATTTTTGAAGGTGTCAGTGAAATGACTCCTAGACTTAGAAGATTTGGATACTGTGAAGGAAAAGCCATAGAAAAGACAGTTATCTCAAAAGAAGGAGATTGTATAAGAGGGCACGAATTCCATCATTCAATATTTAAAAGTGACGAAAAATGCGCTTATAAGATGAGAAAAATTAGAGATGGAAAAGTTGTAGATGAATGGGAAGGAGGATATAGCAAGAAAAATACACTTGCGACATATCTTCACACTCATTTTTACAACAATTTGGATTGTATAGAAAATATACTTAAAAACTGTGAAAGATAA
- the cbiB gene encoding adenosylcobinamide-phosphate synthase CbiB: MILGYIMDLVFGDPYWFPHPVRFIGKLISKTEKFIRKHAKSEKSLKYWGILMWLVPVVTTALVTALIVKIASFNKYVEIFVSAFIIYTTLSTKCLKDEATKIYNVLETGDIKKSRVQLSYIVGRDTTNLSQSEIIRATVETVAENTVDGTISPMFYGFLFGPVGAMTYKAINTLDSMVGYKNDKYLNLGCVSAKLDDVANFIPARLTAIFMPLGAFLCGMNGLNSFKIAIRDRKNHKSPNCAFAEGAAAGAIGVQLGGTNIYFGKEVYKPTIGDKKRELENYDIVRMNKLMYATTANALLILSALFCIMI, translated from the coding sequence ATGATTCTGGGGTACATAATGGACTTGGTGTTTGGGGATCCGTATTGGTTTCCGCATCCAGTTAGATTTATAGGTAAGTTGATAAGCAAGACAGAAAAATTTATAAGAAAGCATGCGAAATCAGAGAAATCTCTAAAATATTGGGGAATTTTGATGTGGTTAGTGCCTGTTGTTACAACAGCGCTTGTTACAGCATTGATTGTAAAGATTGCAAGCTTCAATAAATATGTAGAAATTTTTGTTAGTGCATTTATAATCTACACAACACTTTCTACAAAGTGTTTAAAGGACGAGGCTACAAAAATTTACAACGTACTTGAAACTGGAGATATAAAAAAATCGAGAGTGCAGCTTTCATATATAGTAGGTCGTGATACTACAAATCTTAGCCAATCTGAGATAATAAGGGCTACAGTTGAGACAGTTGCCGAAAATACTGTAGATGGAACAATTTCGCCGATGTTCTACGGATTTTTATTCGGCCCTGTAGGAGCAATGACTTATAAGGCGATAAACACATTAGACTCAATGGTTGGATATAAGAATGATAAATATTTAAACCTTGGATGTGTATCTGCAAAATTAGATGATGTAGCCAACTTTATTCCAGCAAGATTAACTGCGATATTTATGCCTTTAGGAGCATTTTTATGCGGTATGAATGGATTAAACTCGTTTAAAATAGCGATTAGAGATAGAAAAAATCACAAAAGTCCAAACTGTGCATTTGCAGAAGGTGCAGCAGCTGGAGCTATTGGAGTACAGCTTGGTGGAACAAATATCTACTTTGGGAAGGAAGTATACAAGCCTACTATTGGAGATAAGAAAAGAGAATTAGAAAACTACGACATAGTTAGAATGAATAAGCTTATGTATGCGACAACAGCTAATGCACTTTTAATTTTATCAGCGTTGTTTTGCATTATGATATAA
- a CDS encoding galactitol-1-phosphate 5-dehydrogenase, producing MMKAGVVHGLKDIRFEDINKPEPNENQVLIKVKYTGICGSDVPRVNEGACHFYPNVLGHEFSGVVEKIGENVTSLKVGDRVAGVPLVPCMECEDCQKGNYSLCKHYSFIGSREFGSFAEYVVVPEKNAVKFEDEVSFEQGAFFEPATVALHGLQRVNYEGGKTVAILGGGTIGLFTMQWAKIFGAKKVVVFDINNERLELAKKLGADDVINTLEENFMDNALNLTNNKGYDYVYETAGNTITMKMAFVLAGNKAGVCFIGTPTKELSFTVKEWEQMNRKEFTLTGSWMSYSAPFPGKEWELTAHYFKTGALKFDDSLIYKKIPLKEIDSAFEMYRENLVKGKLLIDSEGI from the coding sequence ATGATGAAAGCAGGAGTTGTTCACGGGTTAAAAGATATTAGATTTGAAGATATAAATAAACCAGAACCAAATGAAAATCAGGTACTTATAAAAGTTAAATATACAGGAATTTGTGGTTCAGATGTTCCTAGAGTTAACGAAGGAGCATGTCACTTTTATCCAAATGTATTAGGACACGAATTTTCAGGAGTAGTTGAAAAAATTGGAGAAAATGTAACTTCTTTAAAAGTAGGAGATAGAGTTGCTGGAGTACCTTTAGTTCCATGTATGGAATGTGAGGATTGCCAAAAGGGAAATTATTCTTTATGCAAACATTATAGTTTTATAGGATCTAGAGAATTTGGTAGTTTTGCAGAGTATGTTGTTGTTCCAGAAAAAAATGCAGTTAAATTTGAAGACGAAGTAAGCTTTGAACAAGGAGCATTTTTTGAACCAGCTACAGTTGCACTACATGGATTACAGAGAGTAAATTATGAAGGTGGAAAAACAGTAGCGATACTTGGTGGAGGAACAATAGGATTATTCACTATGCAGTGGGCTAAAATATTTGGAGCTAAAAAAGTAGTTGTATTTGATATAAATAATGAAAGACTAGAATTAGCTAAAAAATTAGGTGCTGATGATGTAATAAATACATTAGAAGAGAATTTTATGGATAATGCATTAAATCTTACAAATAATAAAGGATATGACTACGTATATGAAACCGCAGGAAATACTATAACTATGAAAATGGCATTTGTATTAGCAGGAAATAAAGCTGGAGTTTGCTTTATAGGAACACCTACAAAAGAACTTTCATTTACGGTTAAAGAATGGGAACAGATGAACAGAAAAGAATTTACATTAACTGGTTCTTGGATGTCATATAGTGCACCATTCCCAGGAAAAGAATGGGAACTTACAGCACATTACTTTAAAACAGGAGCTTTAAAATTTGATGATTCTTTAATCTATAAAAAAATACCTTTAAAAGAAATAGATAGTGCCTTTGAAATGTATAGAGAAAATTTAGTAAAAGGTAAACTATTAATAGATAGTGAAGGTATATAA